In Desulfobaculum bizertense DSM 18034, the genomic stretch AACTGCAACCCTGACCTCGTTGACTTCGTCATCCCCGGCAACGATGACGCTATCCGCGCCATCAAGCTGTTCGCTTCCTCCATTGCTGACGCATGCCTCGAAGGCACTGCCCGTCAGGAAGAGGTTGCTATGGCTAAAGCTGCTGAAGCAGCTGAGGCTTCCAAGAAAGAAGAGACCGCTGAGGCTGACGCCGAAGCTGCAAAGGAGAACTAAGCATGGCTATTACTGCTGCTCAGGTTAAAGAACTGCGCGACAAGACTGGCGCAGGCATGATGGACTGCAAAAAGGCCCTGACCGAATGCAATGCAGACGTTGAGAAAGCAGTCGCTTTCCTGCGTGAGAAGGGTCTTGCTAAGGCTCAGAAAAAAGCTGGCCGTGCTACCTCCGAAGGTTTCATCGGCTCCTACCTGCACTCCAACGGCAAGCTCGCTGTTATGGTCGAGATCCTTTGCGAAACTGACTTTGTTGCCAAGTCCGACAAGTTCCAGGAATTCGCAAAGAACGTTGCTATGCAGATCGCCGCAATGAACCCTCTTTGTGTTTCTCCCGAGGAACTTCCTCAGGATGTCCTGGAAAAGGAAAAAGAAATTTACCTGCACCAGGCAATGGAAGAAGGCAAGCCTCAGAATATCGCTGAGAAGATTGTCGTAGGCCGCATCAAGAAGTACTATAAAGAAGTATGCCTGCTTGAGCAGCCCTTCGTCAAAGACGACAA encodes the following:
- the tsf gene encoding translation elongation factor Ts; amino-acid sequence: MAITAAQVKELRDKTGAGMMDCKKALTECNADVEKAVAFLREKGLAKAQKKAGRATSEGFIGSYLHSNGKLAVMVEILCETDFVAKSDKFQEFAKNVAMQIAAMNPLCVSPEELPQDVLEKEKEIYLHQAMEEGKPQNIAEKIVVGRIKKYYKEVCLLEQPFVKDDKLCIQDLLNELVAVLGENIKIGRFTRIAVGEAPKA